The Desulfuromonadaceae bacterium genome contains the following window.
GGCCGCACAGGTACTTGACCTTGTTCGATTGCAGCCCGCCGATAAAGTGCCAGACGACCGGGTCGCTGAGCTGCTCGGCCTTGTCCCGCAACTCCTGCGCGTAACTTTCGCCGAAAACGGTTTGTCCGGCGGCAAACGCCGCGCTCACATCGGCCGCCGGTTTGATCTTGGAAACCGCGACCAGCCGAACGGCTGACGGATTACGTCCGGAACGAGCACACGCAGCAGCAATCCGGGTATGAATGGCAGCAAGATTCGCGGCGATATTTTCAGGCATTGTCATCTTCCTTTTCTGGTTTTTACCACCCGTTCGTTGCACTCACTGGAGGCACGAGGACACGAAGAGCGCAAGCAGGGTTGGCCGATTCAAGATCCGCCTTGATCAGATTTGATCAGCGGCCTATTGCCCTTTGCCCTTAAGTGGTCTCTGTTGCGCCGAACATGCGGTGCGCGCCGAGTGCTTCGAGGCGCGTGACGACTTCACAGACTGGCAGGCCGACAACATTCGGATAGCTGCCGTCGATGGCGCGGACCATGAACATGCCGCGTCCCTGGATGGCGTACGCTCCGGCCTTGTCCATCGGTTCACCAGTGGCAATATACCCCACGATTTCAGCGTCGGTCAACTCCTTGAAGGTGACCACGGTGACGCAGGCGTAGGCCTCCTGCTGTCCGCTGAGGCGGTCGATGATGGCGTAGCCGGACCAGACGCGGTGACTGCGGCCGGAGAGGGAACGCAACATTGCCGCCGCATCGGCGGCGTCGCACGGCTTGCCGAGGATTACGCCGTCGCGCACCACGACGGTGTCGCTGCCGATGAACCAGCGCCCGGCAACCTCGGCGCGGGCGGCGACCTCGCGGGCCTTGGCGAGGCTCAGGCGGGTGACATGGGCCTGCGGAGTCTCGTCCGGCAAGACTTCTTCCGGGGCGGTGCTCGGTACCACGGTGAACTGCACTCCGACCTGAGTCAGCAGTTCACGCCGCCGCGGTGAAGCCGACGCCAGGACAATCTGTTCATTCTCCGCCATCGCGGCGCTCCTCCATGAGCTGTGCCCACCACGGGGCGAGATCGGCCAGGGCGCGTTCCGCCTGGGCGAGGCGGCGGTCGGCGCGTTTAAGTTTGCGGGTTTCCGTCAGCGGCGGGAAGAGGCCGTAATTGACGTTCATCGGCTGAAAATTGTCGGCGTCGGCACTGCGCAGATGGGTCAGCAGCGCGCCGAGCGCGGTGGTCTGCGGCGGCGGGACGACGGTCATCCCCTTGAGCGTCCGGGCGGCAAAGATCCCGGCCAGAAAGCCGCTCCCGGCCGATTCGACGTACCCTTCGACACCGGTGATCTGACCGGCAAAGAAGATGCGCGGATCGGTCCTGGCGCGCAACCGCCCGTCAAGGGTGCGCGGCGCGTTGATAAAGGTGTTGCGGTGCATGCTGCCGAGCCGCGCGAAGCGGGCATCGCGCAGTCCGGGGATGGTACGGAAGATGCGCCGCTGTTCCGGGTAGGTCAGTTTGGTCTGGAAGCCGACGATATTGAAGAGGGTGGCGTGGCGGTTGTCCTGGCGCAGCTGAATCACCGCGAACGGTTCCCGCCCGGTACGCGGATCGGGCAGTCCGACCGGCTTCATCGGTCCGAAGGCGAGGGTCAGCGGGCCGCGCGCCGCCAGCTCCTCGATCGGCATGCACCCTTCAAAGTGAATGGCCTGTTCAAAGTCGCGCGGCTGGACTTTTTCTGCCCCGTTGAGGTCGTCGATAAAACGCAGGTACTCCTCCTTGCCAAGGGGGCAGTTGATGTAGTCGTCCCCCCCCTTGGCGTAGCGGGAGGCGCGCCAGGCGCGGGAGAAATCGATCGAGTCAACTTCGATGATCGGCGCGATGGCGTCATAAAAATAGAGTTGCTCGGCTCCGGTAAAGCGAGCGATGGCGGCGGCGAGGGGCGGGGAGGTCAAAGGGCCGCTGGCGATAATGACCGTCCCGGCAGCGGGAATCGCGGTGAGCTCTTCGCGGATCAGCTTGATTCGTGGATGAGCGGTAATCCGCGCGGTGATGAAGGTGGCGAAGGCTTCCCGATCAACCGCCAGCGCCCCGCCCGCCGGGACCGCCGTGGCATCGGCGGCGGCAATGAAGAGACTGTGGCAACGCCGCAGCTCTTCTTTCAGGCAGCCGACGGCGTTATTCATCCCCGCGCCGCGCAGGCTGTTGGAGCAGACCAGTTCCGCCAGCTCTTCGCGCTGATGGGCCGGTGAATAGCGCAGCGGTTTCATTTCGTAGAGGGTGACGTGCAGCCCCTCCGCCGCTGCTTGCCAGGCGGCCTCGCAACCGGCCAGACCGCCGCCGATAATGGTGATATCCATGCTTGATCCTTGCAAATGGTGTTAAGTCGAATGATTTATGGTCTGTTTTTACCACGGAGTTCACGAAGCTCACCAAGAAAAATAAAACAGGTGATCGTTTCCTCGTCTCCTCAGCGTGCTTCACGCTGAAATCATTTTTTTTAAACACAAACCGGCCGGACCCTGAGGTCCGGCCGGACAGGTGAAACAGTAACCAGATGATCGGTCAGGATGACTTTTTTTTCGCTTTTTCCCTGGCCACAGGCTTCTTGGCGGCAGTTTTTTTCGCGGGAGCCTTCTTCTCGACCGGCCGCTTTTGCGGCTCGATCAGCACCTTGCTGTATTCGCACTCATCCTGCGGACAGCGCTGCACGGTGCCGAAGCGTTTGGTGGTCTTGATTACCGTCAGCGGCCATTTACACAGCGGGCACGGCTCTTCTTTCGGTGGATCCCAGAGGGCATATTTGCAGGACGGATAGCGGTTGCATGAATAGAAGATTTTGCCGTAGCGGCTCTTCTTCTCCATCAATACCCCCTCTTTACACGTCGGGCAGGGAATATCGAGCGATTTCGGCTTTTCCAGCGGCTGAATATTCTTGCACCCGGGGTAGGCGCTGCAGGCAAGGAATTTGCCGTAGCGGCCCATCTTGATCAGCATCGGCGCACCGCATTTGTCACACTTTTCGTCCGAGACCTCCGGCTCTTCAGCGGGCTGGCCATCGCTGGTCAGCGGCTCGGTATGGCGGCATTCGGGGAAACCGGAACAGGCCAGAAACCGCCCGGAGCGGCCAAGCTTGATGACCAGTCCCTTGCTGCACTTGGGGCAGGTTTTGTCGGTCTTTTCAGTGGTGACGTCAGACTTGTTGACCTCGGTGTCTTTTTGTTTCAGCAGGGTGATAAACGGCTGCCAGAATTCCCGGAGGGTCGGCCGCCACTCTTTTTCACCGCGCGAGATCGCGTCGAGTTTTTCTTCCATTCCGGCGGTAAAGGCGTAATCAACGTAAGTGGCAAAATGTTCCGCCAGCAGGTTACTGACGACCATGCCGACATCTTCCGGCTGAAACGCTTTTTTCTCCATCCGGACATATTTGCGGGTGGTCAAAGTCTGGATAATGCTGGCGTAGGTTGACGGGCGGCCGATGCCATATTCCTCCAAAGTCTTAACCAGACTCGCTTCAGTGAACTTTGGTGGTGGTTGGGTAAAGTGCTGCTCCGGCACCAGCTCCTTGAGGGCAACAGTTTCGCCTTCAGCCATGACCGGCAACAACCCCTCCTGGTCCTCATCGCCATTCTGATCTTTTCCCTCGATATAGAGTTGCATGAAGCCGGGAAACTCGACGACCTGACCGCTGGCGCGAAGGAGAAATTTTTCCCCGGCGGCGATATCGACGGAGGTCGCGGCGAGGAGTGCCGCAGCCATTTGTGAAGCGACGGTGCGTTGCCAAATCAACTGGTAGAGTTTGAACTGATCGGAGCTGAGATATTTCCTGATCGCTTCCGGGGTTCGTGTGAGGGTCGTGGGGCGCACCGCCTCGTGAGCTTCCTGGGCGTTTTTGCTCTTATTCTTGAAGATGCGCGGAGCCGCTAAGGCGTATTCAGCACCATACTGCGCGGTGATGACCTGGGTGGCTTCTTCCAGGGCCACTGACGACAGGGTCAGTGAATCGGTTCGCATGTAGGTGATCAGACCGACGGCACCTTCGCTGCCGACGTCAATCCCCTCATAGAGCTTTTGCGCCACGGTCATCGTCTTGCGCGCGGTAAAGCCGAGCTTGCGGCTTGCTTCCTGTTGCAGGGTACTGGTGGTGAACGGGGCGCTGGGATTGCGTTTTTTGGTCTTCTTGTCGATCCGGGCGACCCGATAATCGGCCGTGCGCAACGCAGTGGCCAGTTCGTCGGCATAGGTCTGATTGGTGATCCC
Protein-coding sequences here:
- a CDS encoding Maf family protein; this encodes MAENEQIVLASASPRRRELLTQVGVQFTVVPSTAPEEVLPDETPQAHVTRLSLAKAREVAARAEVAGRWFIGSDTVVVRDGVILGKPCDAADAAAMLRSLSGRSHRVWSGYAIIDRLSGQQEAYACVTVVTFKELTDAEIVGYIATGEPMDKAGAYAIQGRGMFMVRAIDGSYPNVVGLPVCEVVTRLEALGAHRMFGATETT
- the trmFO gene encoding methylenetetrahydrofolate--tRNA-(uracil(54)-C(5))-methyltransferase (FADH(2)-oxidizing) TrmFO, with amino-acid sequence MDITIIGGGLAGCEAAWQAAAEGLHVTLYEMKPLRYSPAHQREELAELVCSNSLRGAGMNNAVGCLKEELRRCHSLFIAAADATAVPAGGALAVDREAFATFITARITAHPRIKLIREELTAIPAAGTVIIASGPLTSPPLAAAIARFTGAEQLYFYDAIAPIIEVDSIDFSRAWRASRYAKGGDDYINCPLGKEEYLRFIDDLNGAEKVQPRDFEQAIHFEGCMPIEELAARGPLTLAFGPMKPVGLPDPRTGREPFAVIQLRQDNRHATLFNIVGFQTKLTYPEQRRIFRTIPGLRDARFARLGSMHRNTFINAPRTLDGRLRARTDPRIFFAGQITGVEGYVESAGSGFLAGIFAARTLKGMTVVPPPQTTALGALLTHLRSADADNFQPMNVNYGLFPPLTETRKLKRADRRLAQAERALADLAPWWAQLMEERRDGGE
- the topA gene encoding type I DNA topoisomerase; this encodes MAQSLVIVESPAKAKTIEKFLGKGYKVLASYGHVRAIPSKQGMVDVDNDFEPQYQILADSEKHIQTLKNAAKGADELILATDLDREGEAIAWHLLQALGIDENGAKPTVKRVVFNEITKGAILAAMQQPRAVSKEMVDAQQARSVLDYLVGFNLSPFLWKKIRYGLSAGRVQSVALRLICERQKEIDAFNPEEYWSIEATLDTLRKEPFSARLYSVDGKKLDKLGITNQTYADELATALRTADYRVARIDKKTKKRNPSAPFTTSTLQQEASRKLGFTARKTMTVAQKLYEGIDVGSEGAVGLITYMRTDSLTLSSVALEEATQVITAQYGAEYALAAPRIFKNKSKNAQEAHEAVRPTTLTRTPEAIRKYLSSDQFKLYQLIWQRTVASQMAAALLAATSVDIAAGEKFLLRASGQVVEFPGFMQLYIEGKDQNGDEDQEGLLPVMAEGETVALKELVPEQHFTQPPPKFTEASLVKTLEEYGIGRPSTYASIIQTLTTRKYVRMEKKAFQPEDVGMVVSNLLAEHFATYVDYAFTAGMEEKLDAISRGEKEWRPTLREFWQPFITLLKQKDTEVNKSDVTTEKTDKTCPKCSKGLVIKLGRSGRFLACSGFPECRHTEPLTSDGQPAEEPEVSDEKCDKCGAPMLIKMGRYGKFLACSAYPGCKNIQPLEKPKSLDIPCPTCKEGVLMEKKSRYGKIFYSCNRYPSCKYALWDPPKEEPCPLCKWPLTVIKTTKRFGTVQRCPQDECEYSKVLIEPQKRPVEKKAPAKKTAAKKPVAREKAKKKSS